A stretch of DNA from Nevskiales bacterium:
TCGACGTATTTGCGGCTGACCGTGTTGATGGTGGCAGTGGTGCCGAAGCTCAGCGCCGCGATGCCGGGCTCGGCGACGCCGGAACCGAGTACCTCGTCGGCCTTGTCCGCCGCTGCCGCAATCAGCGGCAAGCCCTCGGGCAGGCCGGTGTGCGCCGCGGCTTCCGCCGTGATCGCCCCCAGCCTGCCGCCCGGCGGCACCAGCTCGGGCAGCTGCGTGCGACGCACGCGGACGCCCCGCCATTTCCAGTCCCCCGGCGCGGCCCAGTCCAGTTTCTTGTAGTCGAAGGGGATGTAGCCGACCTGGCAGCCGACCGAGTCCTTGTATTCCCCGCACAGCCTCCAGGTGAGATAACCGGACAGCAGCAGGAACTTGTCGGTGCGCGCCCACAATTCGGGTTCGTGCGCGCGCAGCCAGTTGGCCTTGGCCTGGGCCTGGAACGAGGCGATGGTGTCGGACACACCCACCAGCTTGAACAGCAGGCCCCAGAGGCCGCCGACGGGCTTTTCGTTCTCGGCCCGCCGCTGGTCGAGCCAGACGATGGCGGGCCGCAGCGGCCGGCCCTGCGCATCCAGGCTGACCGAGGTCGCGCGCTGGGTGGTCAGGCCCACACCCGCGAGCCGCCGCGGGTCCAGGCCCTGCGCCTGCCAGAGCGCCTGGCAAGCCTCGCCTACCGCGCGCCAGTACAACGCCGGATCCTGTTCCGCCCAGCCGGGTTGGTTGGAGAAATACGGTTCGATCGGAACCTGCTGCTTGCCGAGAATGTTGCCGGCCAGGTCAAAGACGATCGCGCGCACGCTCTGCGTGCCGACGTCAATCGCGAGCAGTTGGTCCTGGCGGGTCATGCCTGGGGTACCCGGTAGCAGCGCTGCCACAGTTCGCGGTAAGCCGCTTCTTCTTCCTGCCAGCGTGCATCGCTCCAGCCCAGCACGGGCTGGCACTGCGCGCGGACCTGGGGCAGCAGCGGCAAACCGCCGTCGCGCAGCACCAAGCCGATGCGCGTGCGGCGCAGCAGCAGGTCCTGCAGGTGCACGACGGATTCGTGCGCCGCGGCCCAGCGCAGTTCCGCCCAGCGGTAAACCGAATCGCCCACCGGTTCGAGATCCCCGGCCTGCGCCTCGGCCAGCAGCTGCGCGGCGCGCGCGCCATAGCGCCCGCGCAGACGCCGCCACATCTCAGGGCTGAGCCGCGCATCGGGTGCCGCCGCCGGCAGTGGATCGAGAATGGGCGCGGCATCGCTCAGGGCCTCCAGGGCCGGCAACCGCCGCGCGGCCTTGCGGAGCACCTGCTGCGCGGTGACGCGGAAGGTGGTGAGCTTGCCGCCAGTGAGGGTCAGCAGGCCCTCTTCCTCCCACAGCGCGAACTCGCGCGACTCCTTCGAGGGATCGGCCTGCCCGCCGGCAATCACCGGCCGCACGCCGCAGTAGCTGGCGATGGCGTGCTCGAGCCGCACGCCGAGCGCCGGGAACTGGTGCTGCAGCGCCTCCATCAGGTACCGCGCCTCGCCCGTACTGATGGCCGGTTCGCGCTCGAGACCCTCGGCATGGTCGAGGTCGGTGGTGCCGAGGATGACCACGCCCTCCCAGGGAAACACGAACACCGGCCGGCGGTCGCGCGGATGAAACAACGACACCGCCTGCGCCACCGGCACGCGGTGAAAAGGAAACACCAGATGGCTGCCGCGCAGGGGGCGCAGCCGCGGCGCGGCGCCGAGCTGGCCGCGCAGCTTGTCCGCCCAGACACCGCTGGCACTGATCACGACGCTGGCGCGCGCTTCCGCCTGGCGCCCGCTTACGCGGTCCTGCAGCCGCACGCCGCAGACGCGGCCGTTTTCGCGCAGTATCTCGGCGCGCGCGTAGTTGAGCGCCGCCGATTGCGGGCTCGCCGCCAGCGCCTCCTGGATCACGCGCAGGGTCAGGCGTGCATCGTCGGTCTGGGCGTCAGGATAGAGCAAACCGCCCTGCAAGCCCGTCTCGCGAATATGCGGCGCGGTGAACATCAGTTCGCTCGTATCGAGCGCGCGGTGCTGCAGCCGCCCGGACATCAAATCGTAGGCGTACAACCCGGCGCGCAGCATCCAGCCTGGCGGGCGCTGGCGCTTGTATACCGGCAGCACGAAGCCCAGCGGTTCGATCAGCCCCGCACCCTCGCGCAGCAGGCGCTCGCGCTCGCGGACCGACTCCAGGGTCAGCTGCCACTGGCCGGTCTTGAGATAGCGCAGGCCGCCATGCACCAGCTTGGAGGAGCGGCTCGAGGTGCCGGAGGCAAAGTCATTCTGTTCCACCAGCAGCACACGCAGCCCGCAGCGCGCGGCCTCGCGCAGCACGCCGGCACCCATGATGCCGCCGCCGATGACGATGAGATCCCAGGGCCTGTCTAACGCTGCCCAGACCTTCTCGCGCCCGTCGCGCTCCTGGTGCATCAGGCAATCCTTCTTGAAGCATGGACAGGATAGACAGGATTTTCAGGATCAACAGGCCGGGAGCTTGCGTTCCTGAAGAAGAAAGACCTCTTATCCTGTGAATCCTGCTTATTCTGTCCTTCCTGTCGAGTTCTTCTATCCAAACAGCTTGCCCGGGTTCATCATCCCGTCCGGGTCGAAGTAGTTCGCCACCGTGCGGACCGCGCCCAGGCCCATCCCGGTCTTTTCCGCCGGCAGGTAGGGCGCATGGTCCACGCCCACGCCATGCTGGTGGCTGATGGTGCCGCCATGCGCCACGATCTGCTCGCTGACGCGCGTCTTCAGCTTGCGCCAGCGTTCCATCATTTCGTCGGGATCCGGGCAGGCGCGGAACACGAAGGTCGAGTAGATGCTTGAGCCCTGCGGGTAGACATGCGACAGGTGCGTGAAGGCGTGCACGCGCTCGTTGGCCTCGGCGAAGGCCTCGTGCGCGGCCTTCTCCATGGCCTGCATCAGGGCGGTGACTTTCGGCCAGTCCACGGCGGTCTCGATGGTGTCGGCGCCGTAGCCGGCCTGCCACAGTGTGTTGCGCAGGTAGGGGCCGCGGAAGCGGTTCTTGCTCCAGCCCTTGCCGATGAAGCGCCCGACGTGCACGCCCTTGTGCCTGGCCGTGATCGCCAGCGCACTGCGCCGGGCATAGCGGTACAGGCGGGCGTCGCCGGTGATGCCGATGAGCAGCATGCACTGACCTGAAGCCACGCCGCGCAGGCCGAGATAGCGCTGCAGCCAGGCGATGAGATTCGCGTGTCCGGCCAGCGCCAGCTGGGTTTCGGTCTCCACCGCATTGCTCAGCCGCAGCATGGACAGTGGCAGGCGCGCCTGCGCCAGCTCGCGCACGGCGCTGCAACCCGCGTCCCAGTCGGGGAAAAACACGGCGTGGAAGCCTTCGCACTCGGCCAGCGGCGTCACCCGCACGACGGCCTCGGTCAACACGCCGAAGCGCCCTTCCGAGCCCATGACCCACTCGCGCAGGTCGGGGCCGGCCGAGGAGGCCGGAATCGTCGGGATCTCGAACTCGCCCGCCGGCGTGACCAGACGCCCGCCCGCGAACAGGTTCTCGATGCGGCCGTAACGCAGCGACTGCTGGCCGCTGGAACGCGTCACCACCCAGCCGCCGAGCGTGGAGTATTCGAAGGACTGCGGGAAGTGGCCGAGCACATAGCCCTGCGCGCGCAGCTGCGCCTCCAGCTCCGGGCCGGCCACGCCGGCGCCGAAGCGCGCCAGCCGGCTGACCGGATCCAGCGTCATCAGCCGATTCATACGGCCGAGGTCCAGGCTCAGCACCGGGCGGTCACCGGACGGCACGTTGAGATGCCCCACCACACTGGTGCCACCGCCGTAGGGGATCACGATCGCGCCGCGCTGCTTGGCGAGCTTGAGCAGCCGCACGACGTCGGCGTGCGACTCAGGCCGGGCCACGGCATCCGGCACCGGCCCGACGCGCCCCGTGCGCAGCGCCAGCCAGTCGGGAAAGGACTGCCCGCGGGCATGGCGTACGCGGGTTTCGGCGCCGGTATCAAGGCCCGCATCGTCCAGCCGCGGCGCGGCCACCGAGCCGAGCACCTGCTCCAGCTTCGCGTCGCGGGTCGGCGTGGAATGGCCGATGCGCCCGGCCAGGAAGCCCAGTGCGGTTTCGGTCAGCGGGTAATCGAGCGTGTCATCACCCCAGCCATTCCAGCGTCGCATGCGTTTCCCCCGATGTGGAAACGCTAATTTACACCGTCAGCCGGATTTGGCGATGCGATCCGGCTGGGTTTCGGGTGCAGCGGCCTGGAAGGCCGGCAGTACCTGGCAGGCACGGTAGATGCGGCGTAGTGTCGGGTAGCGCGACAGGTCGAGCTTGTTGCGCTCGGCGTTGTAGACCTGCGGCACCAGGCATACGTCGGCCAGCGTCGGCTGGTCGCCATGGCAGTAGTCGCCGGTCAGCGGATCACTGGCCAGCAGCGATTCCATCGCGCGGAAGCCCTTGTGCGCCCAGTATTCGTACCAGCGCCGGCGCGCGGCGTGGTCCAGGCCCATGCCGTCGCGCATGTACTGGTACACGCGCAGCACGTTGAGCGGTTGCACGTCGGCGATGCAGACCTGGGCGAAGGAGCGCACGCGCGCGCGGCCGTTGATGTCGGCCGGCAGCAGCGGCCGCTCGGGATAGCGCTCTTCCAGGTACTCGAGGATGGCGGCGGACTGGGTGATGATGAAATTTTCGTTCACCACCAGCGCCGGCACCAGCCCCTGCGGGTTGAGGCGCAGGTAGGCGTCGGAGCGGTGCGCGCCCGCGTCCTGGTCAATGAACAGCGACTTGTAGGGGATGCCCTTGTGGTTGAGCGCGATGCGCACGCGGTGCGCGGACACACTGCGGTAGTAGGTATAAAGCTGGAGCATGGCGGGATATTAGCAGACGGCAGCGCCAGCACAGCCTCCGAATGGATGAGATGAGGACTCTCGGTTCGGCTTTTCCACCCCACCCCGGCCCTCCCCCATCGAGGGGAAGGGCGTTTCCACGACGACCTGCTACGGCAATTCCGGTTCGCTGCCGAAGCCGGGCCACAGCCAGGCCGCACCGCGCACGCCGCTGGAATCGCCGTGCGCAGCCGGCAGCAGGCGTGTCGCCACGCGATCGGAGAACACATGCGCAGTCCACAACGCCGGCACGTCCGTGTACAGCATACGGATGTTGGACAGGCCGCCGCCCAGCACGATGACTTCGGGGTCCAGCAGGTTGATGACGCTCGCCAGCGCCCGCGCCAGGCGCTCGCAGTAGCGCGCGAACACCGCGCGCGCTGCCGCCTCACCCTGCTCGAGCCGCTGCGCGATCTCGGCCGCCGTGCAGTCGGCATCGGCATAGGTCAGGTACTCGCGGGACAGCGACGGCCCGGAC
This window harbors:
- a CDS encoding glycerol-3-phosphate dehydrogenase/oxidase; amino-acid sequence: MHQERDGREKVWAALDRPWDLIVIGGGIMGAGVLREAARCGLRVLLVEQNDFASGTSSRSSKLVHGGLRYLKTGQWQLTLESVRERERLLREGAGLIEPLGFVLPVYKRQRPPGWMLRAGLYAYDLMSGRLQHRALDTSELMFTAPHIRETGLQGGLLYPDAQTDDARLTLRVIQEALAASPQSAALNYARAEILRENGRVCGVRLQDRVSGRQAEARASVVISASGVWADKLRGQLGAAPRLRPLRGSHLVFPFHRVPVAQAVSLFHPRDRRPVFVFPWEGVVILGTTDLDHAEGLEREPAISTGEARYLMEALQHQFPALGVRLEHAIASYCGVRPVIAGGQADPSKESREFALWEEEGLLTLTGGKLTTFRVTAQQVLRKAARRLPALEALSDAAPILDPLPAAAPDARLSPEMWRRLRGRYGARAAQLLAEAQAGDLEPVGDSVYRWAELRWAAAHESVVHLQDLLLRRTRIGLVLRDGGLPLLPQVRAQCQPVLGWSDARWQEEEAAYRELWQRCYRVPQA
- a CDS encoding FAD-binding oxidoreductase; the protein is MRRWNGWGDDTLDYPLTETALGFLAGRIGHSTPTRDAKLEQVLGSVAAPRLDDAGLDTGAETRVRHARGQSFPDWLALRTGRVGPVPDAVARPESHADVVRLLKLAKQRGAIVIPYGGGTSVVGHLNVPSGDRPVLSLDLGRMNRLMTLDPVSRLARFGAGVAGPELEAQLRAQGYVLGHFPQSFEYSTLGGWVVTRSSGQQSLRYGRIENLFAGGRLVTPAGEFEIPTIPASSAGPDLREWVMGSEGRFGVLTEAVVRVTPLAECEGFHAVFFPDWDAGCSAVRELAQARLPLSMLRLSNAVETETQLALAGHANLIAWLQRYLGLRGVASGQCMLLIGITGDARLYRYARRSALAITARHKGVHVGRFIGKGWSKNRFRGPYLRNTLWQAGYGADTIETAVDWPKVTALMQAMEKAAHEAFAEANERVHAFTHLSHVYPQGSSIYSTFVFRACPDPDEMMERWRKLKTRVSEQIVAHGGTISHQHGVGVDHAPYLPAEKTGMGLGAVRTVANYFDPDGMMNPGKLFG
- the maiA gene encoding maleylacetoacetate isomerase — protein: MLQLYTYYRSVSAHRVRIALNHKGIPYKSLFIDQDAGAHRSDAYLRLNPQGLVPALVVNENFIITQSAAILEYLEERYPERPLLPADINGRARVRSFAQVCIADVQPLNVLRVYQYMRDGMGLDHAARRRWYEYWAHKGFRAMESLLASDPLTGDYCHGDQPTLADVCLVPQVYNAERNKLDLSRYPTLRRIYRACQVLPAFQAAAPETQPDRIAKSG
- a CDS encoding FGGY family carbohydrate kinase; the protein is MTRQDQLLAIDVGTQSVRAIVFDLAGNILGKQQVPIEPYFSNQPGWAEQDPALYWRAVGEACQALWQAQGLDPRRLAGVGLTTQRATSVSLDAQGRPLRPAIVWLDQRRAENEKPVGGLWGLLFKLVGVSDTIASFQAQAKANWLRAHEPELWARTDKFLLLSGYLTWRLCGEYKDSVGCQVGYIPFDYKKLDWAAPGDWKWRGVRVRRTQLPELVPPGGRLGAITAEAAAHTGLPEGLPLIAAAADKADEVLGSGVAEPGIAALSFGTTATINTVSRKYV